A stretch of the Azorhizobium caulinodans ORS 571 genome encodes the following:
- a CDS encoding GFA family protein: MAFRGSCQCGTVRYEVARLHSDIVHCHCQTCRKTHAADHISTARVLREDFRWLDGQDRLTAFESSPGKLRLFCSLCGSHLVADRAEQPFVIVRVGTLDDDPGTRPVLHIWASHRVPWLADGDDAPYYDEVP; encoded by the coding sequence ATGGCCTTCAGGGGCAGTTGCCAGTGCGGAACCGTGCGCTACGAGGTGGCGCGGCTGCATTCCGACATCGTGCATTGCCACTGCCAGACCTGCCGCAAGACGCACGCCGCCGACCACATCTCCACGGCCCGCGTGCTGCGGGAGGACTTTCGCTGGCTGGACGGGCAGGACCGCCTGACCGCCTTTGAATCCTCGCCGGGCAAGCTCCGGCTGTTCTGCTCGCTCTGCGGATCGCATCTTGTGGCCGACCGGGCGGAGCAGCCATTCGTCATCGTGCGCGTCGGCACCCTCGACGACGATCCCGGCACCCGACCCGTCCTCCACATCTGGGCCTCCCACCGGGTGCCATGGTTGGCGGACGGGGACGACGCGCCCTATTATGACGAGGTGCCCTGA
- a CDS encoding LolA family protein: protein MPRLFPLLAFLTVTAAAPAALAQGVLLPPGEVPNASGGVSGADLFSPQPIAPQMTPRQLTPPQPTAPQQIPPSAAPRPATAQPAPSAAPPAPAAQAAPATPPASAPLPQQRPASANQPRPPAAAQAPAAAPTSPRVAPPAQAQQALPQAGQQGQIERASPATIEKLTTYWNSVQTLVGTFVQVDADGTRKTGDFYMQKPGRVRFEYNPPTQIQLISNGQNVAVRDRRLNTQDLTPLNQTPLRFILAERIDLTRNSNVLGVYQDNLYIQVIMQESVPMMGTYRLQILFDAKDFQLRQWTVTDPQGYDTSVAIYDLNYTQRPDPSLFVIN, encoded by the coding sequence ATGCCCCGCCTGTTTCCTCTCCTCGCGTTCCTGACGGTCACGGCAGCGGCACCCGCGGCCCTGGCGCAGGGCGTGCTGCTGCCCCCCGGAGAGGTACCCAATGCCAGCGGCGGCGTGTCGGGCGCCGATCTGTTCTCGCCCCAGCCCATCGCGCCGCAGATGACTCCGCGGCAGCTGACGCCGCCGCAGCCGACGGCCCCGCAACAGATCCCGCCTTCCGCAGCGCCGCGGCCGGCGACCGCCCAGCCGGCACCGAGCGCGGCGCCCCCTGCCCCCGCCGCTCAGGCCGCCCCCGCGACACCGCCGGCGTCCGCGCCACTGCCGCAGCAGCGCCCGGCCTCGGCCAACCAGCCACGCCCGCCCGCCGCAGCGCAGGCTCCGGCCGCAGCTCCCACCTCGCCCCGCGTGGCGCCCCCCGCGCAGGCCCAGCAGGCGCTGCCGCAGGCCGGACAGCAGGGCCAGATCGAGCGCGCCAGCCCGGCGACCATCGAGAAGCTGACCACCTACTGGAATTCGGTGCAGACGCTGGTCGGCACCTTCGTGCAGGTGGATGCGGACGGCACCCGCAAGACCGGCGACTTCTACATGCAGAAGCCCGGCCGGGTGCGGTTCGAGTACAATCCGCCGACCCAGATCCAGCTCATCTCCAACGGCCAGAACGTCGCGGTGCGCGACAGGCGCCTGAACACGCAGGACCTTACGCCGCTGAATCAGACGCCGCTGCGCTTCATCCTCGCCGAGCGCATCGATCTCACGCGCAACTCCAACGTGCTGGGCGTCTATCAGGACAATCTCTACATCCAGGTCATCATGCAGGAGAGCGTGCCGATGATGGGCACCTACCGCCTGCAGATCCTGTTCGATGCCAAGGACTTCCAACTGCGGCAGTGGACTGTGACCGATCCGCAGGGTTACGACACCTCGGTCGCCATCTACGATCTCAACTACACCCAGCGGCCGGACCCGAGCCTGTTCGTCATCAACTGA
- a CDS encoding DNA translocase FtsK, whose protein sequence is MRAHGGGMDFIPESVRLAIRRRSSEICGVVVLGAAAFALLSLMTWSASDPSLSNATNAKVSNLLGRPGAVLADLLMQLFGLASLAIILPLAIWGWRLLTFRPLKGEKLRIVALTFGALGTSAFLGALPAFGAWPMPTGLGGVMGDLIPRLFLLLTGSFGSFLESAVTGLLGGTLALAGLYVACRPNPPEDEAEEVDEPYDAEEVERGAMISLGALTHTFLSLKARLSGRRRSRTYVPSTPAARGPVVAGGRMEPRFAASAPAPVVPEAPVPDEETYVAPPPRSRSHGKRVPVAMPGRRGFYELPDLGLLAAPPPSKGPTMSAEALQDTAKLLESTLEDFGVRGEIVQVRPGPVVTLYELEPAPGIKSSRVIGLADDIARSMSAISARVAVVPGRNAIGIELPNQRRDKVLLRELLSTKDFSENGQKLAIALGKTIGGEPVIVDLARMPHLLVAGTTGSGKSVAINTMILSLLYRLPPDQCRLIMVDPKMLELSVYDGIPHLLAPVVTDPKKAVVALKWAVREMEDRYKKMSKLGVRNIDGFNARVADAQKRGESLARTVQTGFDHETGEAIYEREEMELGPLPYIVIIVDEMADLMLTAGKDIEGAIQRLAQMARAAGIHLVMATQRPSVDVITGTIKANFPTRISFQVTSKIDSRTILGEMGAEQLLGQGDMLYMAGGGRISRVHGPFVSDEEVEHVVRHLKAQGAPDYVDAVTADFDEDGDEDGAVFDKSGMGEGGDIYSQAVAVVLRDKKCSTSYIQRRLQIGYNRAASLVERMEKEGLVGPANHAGKREILVTDEAAE, encoded by the coding sequence ATGCGCGCGCATGGCGGGGGCATGGACTTCATTCCGGAGAGCGTCCGCCTCGCCATCCGCCGCCGGTCTTCCGAGATCTGCGGCGTGGTGGTGCTTGGCGCCGCCGCCTTCGCGCTCCTGTCGCTGATGACCTGGTCGGCCTCCGACCCGAGCCTGTCCAACGCCACCAACGCCAAGGTGAGCAACCTGCTGGGCCGGCCCGGCGCGGTGCTGGCCGATCTGCTGATGCAGCTCTTCGGCCTCGCCTCGCTCGCCATCATCCTGCCGCTCGCCATCTGGGGCTGGCGGCTGCTGACCTTCCGCCCGCTCAAGGGCGAGAAGCTGCGCATCGTCGCCCTCACCTTCGGGGCGCTCGGCACCAGCGCCTTCCTCGGCGCTTTGCCGGCCTTCGGCGCCTGGCCCATGCCCACCGGCCTCGGCGGCGTGATGGGCGATCTCATTCCGCGCCTGTTCCTGCTGCTCACCGGCAGCTTCGGCTCCTTCCTCGAATCCGCCGTCACCGGCCTTCTCGGTGGCACGCTGGCGCTCGCCGGCCTCTATGTGGCCTGCCGCCCCAATCCGCCGGAAGACGAGGCGGAAGAGGTGGACGAGCCCTACGACGCCGAAGAGGTGGAGCGCGGGGCGATGATCTCGCTGGGCGCCCTCACCCACACCTTCCTCTCGCTCAAGGCCCGCCTCTCTGGGCGCCGCCGGTCGCGCACCTATGTGCCGAGCACGCCGGCCGCGCGCGGGCCGGTCGTCGCCGGCGGCCGCATGGAGCCGCGCTTCGCGGCGAGCGCCCCCGCGCCCGTGGTGCCCGAAGCGCCCGTGCCCGACGAAGAGACCTATGTGGCGCCGCCCCCGCGCAGCCGCAGCCACGGCAAGCGCGTGCCGGTGGCCATGCCCGGCCGGCGCGGCTTCTACGAACTGCCCGACCTCGGCCTCCTCGCCGCGCCTCCCCCCTCCAAGGGGCCGACCATGTCGGCGGAAGCTCTGCAGGACACCGCCAAGCTGCTTGAAAGCACGCTGGAGGACTTCGGCGTGCGCGGCGAGATCGTGCAGGTCCGCCCCGGCCCCGTGGTGACGCTCTACGAGCTGGAGCCGGCGCCCGGCATCAAGTCCTCCCGCGTCATCGGGCTGGCCGACGACATCGCCCGCTCCATGAGCGCCATCTCGGCCCGCGTCGCCGTGGTGCCCGGCCGCAATGCCATCGGCATCGAGCTGCCCAACCAGCGCCGCGACAAGGTCCTGCTGCGCGAACTGCTCTCCACCAAGGACTTCTCCGAGAACGGCCAGAAGCTCGCCATCGCGCTCGGCAAGACCATCGGCGGCGAGCCGGTGATCGTCGATCTCGCCCGCATGCCGCACCTGCTGGTGGCCGGCACCACCGGCTCGGGCAAGTCGGTGGCCATCAACACCATGATCCTGTCGCTGCTCTACCGGCTGCCGCCGGATCAGTGCCGCCTGATCATGGTGGACCCCAAGATGCTGGAACTCTCCGTCTATGACGGCATCCCGCACCTGCTCGCCCCCGTCGTCACCGACCCCAAGAAGGCGGTCGTGGCGCTCAAGTGGGCGGTCCGGGAGATGGAGGACCGCTACAAGAAGATGTCCAAGCTCGGCGTGCGCAACATCGACGGCTTCAATGCCCGTGTGGCGGATGCCCAGAAGCGCGGCGAATCGCTGGCCCGCACCGTGCAGACGGGCTTCGACCACGAGACGGGCGAAGCCATCTACGAGCGCGAGGAGATGGAGCTGGGGCCGCTGCCCTACATCGTCATCATCGTGGACGAGATGGCGGACCTGATGCTGACCGCCGGCAAGGACATCGAGGGCGCCATCCAGCGGCTCGCCCAGATGGCCCGCGCCGCCGGCATCCACCTCGTGATGGCGACCCAGCGCCCGTCCGTGGACGTCATCACCGGCACCATCAAGGCCAATTTCCCCACCCGCATTTCCTTCCAGGTCACGTCGAAGATCGACAGCCGCACCATCCTCGGCGAGATGGGCGCCGAGCAGCTCCTCGGCCAGGGCGACATGCTCTACATGGCCGGCGGCGGCCGCATCAGCCGCGTGCACGGCCCGTTCGTGTCGGACGAGGAAGTCGAGCACGTGGTGCGCCACCTCAAGGCGCAGGGCGCGCCGGACTATGTGGACGCCGTGACCGCCGACTTCGACGAGGATGGCGACGAGGACGGCGCCGTGTTCGACAAGAGCGGCATGGGCGAGGGCGGCGACATCTACTCGCAGGCCGTCGCCGTGGTGCTCCGGGACAAGAAGTGCTCCACCTCCTACATCCAGCGGCGTCTCCAGATCGGCTACAACCGCGCGGCCTCGCTGGTGGAACGGATGGAGAAGGAAGGCCTCGTCGGCCCCGCCAACCATGCCGGCAAGCGCGAGATCCTCGTCACCGACGAGGCCGCCGAATAG
- a CDS encoding aminotransferase class I/II-fold pyridoxal phosphate-dependent enzyme, which produces MPDTMPTSATTPSDDRRSPFVRLADLLAGIEPGRPPLIAAVGEPQHAFADFVASALHDTLEGFGRYPRQEGTPEFRAAVAEWLGKRYTLARPVDPDREVLALNGSREGLVSATFIARRRGPERKGAPIVLVPNPLYAAYRAGAELAGCEVVPMPTTRESGWLPDLDALDPALLDRAVVLFLASPANPQGAVASREYLTRLMEMTRRHGVYLFADECYSEIYLEEEKPTGVLEVAEGNFSGILSFNSLSKRSSLPGLRVGFVAGDPVFLRDFLAFRGIACPQVPEPLQAVAVAALQDEAHVIASRMLYKSKFDIADRLLHKRFGYKRPDGGFFLWLDVSDAGGGEAAALRLWKEQGLRTVPGGYLASRDLTGHNPGEPYLRVAMVHDLTTSEEVLNRLIAGLS; this is translated from the coding sequence ATGCCCGACACCATGCCCACATCCGCGACCACACCCTCCGATGACCGCCGGTCGCCCTTCGTGCGCCTCGCGGATCTGCTCGCCGGTATCGAGCCTGGCCGTCCACCGCTGATCGCGGCCGTGGGCGAACCGCAGCATGCGTTTGCCGACTTCGTGGCGTCCGCCCTCCACGACACGCTGGAAGGCTTCGGCCGCTATCCGCGCCAGGAGGGCACGCCGGAGTTCCGCGCCGCCGTCGCTGAATGGCTGGGCAAGCGCTACACCCTCGCCCGCCCCGTCGACCCGGATCGGGAAGTGCTGGCGCTGAACGGCTCGCGCGAGGGCCTCGTGAGCGCCACCTTCATCGCCCGCCGCCGGGGGCCGGAGCGCAAGGGCGCGCCCATCGTCCTCGTGCCGAACCCGCTCTATGCCGCCTACCGCGCCGGTGCGGAACTCGCCGGCTGCGAAGTGGTGCCCATGCCCACCACCCGCGAGAGCGGCTGGCTGCCCGATCTCGACGCGCTGGACCCGGCGCTGCTCGACCGGGCCGTGGTGCTGTTCCTGGCCTCGCCGGCCAATCCGCAGGGCGCCGTCGCCTCGCGCGAATATCTCACCCGGCTCATGGAGATGACCCGTCGCCACGGCGTCTATCTGTTTGCCGACGAATGCTATTCGGAAATCTATCTTGAGGAAGAGAAGCCCACGGGCGTCCTCGAGGTGGCCGAGGGCAATTTCTCCGGCATCCTCTCCTTCAACTCGCTGTCCAAGCGCTCGTCGCTGCCGGGCCTGCGCGTCGGCTTCGTGGCCGGCGACCCGGTGTTCCTGCGCGACTTTCTCGCCTTCCGCGGCATCGCCTGCCCGCAGGTCCCCGAGCCGCTCCAGGCGGTCGCCGTGGCCGCGCTTCAGGACGAGGCGCACGTGATCGCCTCGCGCATGCTCTACAAGTCCAAGTTCGACATCGCCGACCGCCTCCTCCACAAGCGCTTCGGATACAAGCGGCCGGACGGCGGCTTCTTCCTGTGGCTCGACGTCTCGGACGCCGGCGGTGGCGAGGCGGCCGCCCTGCGCCTGTGGAAGGAGCAGGGGCTGCGCACGGTTCCGGGCGGCTATCTCGCCTCCCGCGACCTCACCGGCCACAATCCCGGCGAGCCCTACCTGCGCGTCGCCATGGTCCACGATCTCACCACGAGCGAAGAGGTGCTGAACCGCCTCATCGCCGGCCTGTCCTGA
- a CDS encoding bifunctional riboflavin kinase/FAD synthetase codes for MSFQVVQGIRPLPEPLARPVLAIGNFDGVHRGHQAVIATARAMGARLGRPTLALTFEPHPRSFFQPSVPLFRLTPAREKLDALEATGLAGAIVLPFDGTLAALSAEAFVAEVLVGTFGIAGAAVGFDFHFGKARSGSPAFLKEQGAQHGFPVEVVEALLEADDTISSTAIRRALESGQVGHAAHMLGRHWSLRSVVIHGDKRGRDLGYPTANLALPEEIQLAFGIYAVKLTVDGIPHDAVASYGRRPTFDNGRALLEVHIFDFSGDLYGREVEVAFHGYLRPELKFSSVDELVRQMDADSRAARAILAASGS; via the coding sequence TTGTCCTTTCAAGTCGTTCAAGGCATCCGGCCGCTGCCGGAGCCGCTCGCGCGCCCGGTGCTCGCCATCGGCAATTTCGACGGCGTGCATCGCGGCCATCAGGCGGTCATCGCGACGGCCCGCGCCATGGGCGCGCGCCTCGGCCGGCCGACTCTGGCCCTGACGTTCGAGCCGCATCCGCGCTCCTTCTTCCAGCCCAGCGTGCCGCTGTTCCGCCTGACGCCCGCGCGCGAGAAGCTTGACGCGCTCGAGGCGACGGGCCTTGCGGGCGCGATCGTCCTCCCGTTCGATGGCACGCTCGCGGCGCTGAGCGCCGAGGCGTTCGTGGCCGAGGTGCTCGTGGGCACCTTCGGCATCGCGGGGGCGGCCGTCGGCTTCGACTTCCATTTCGGCAAGGCCCGGTCCGGCTCTCCCGCCTTCCTGAAGGAGCAGGGCGCGCAGCACGGCTTTCCGGTCGAGGTGGTGGAAGCGCTCCTGGAAGCCGACGACACCATCTCCTCGACCGCCATCCGGCGCGCCCTGGAATCCGGCCAGGTGGGCCACGCCGCCCACATGCTGGGACGGCACTGGTCCCTGCGTTCCGTGGTCATCCATGGCGACAAGCGTGGGCGGGATCTCGGCTATCCGACGGCGAACCTCGCGCTTCCGGAAGAGATTCAACTCGCCTTCGGCATCTATGCCGTTAAGCTCACCGTTGACGGTATTCCGCATGATGCCGTTGCAAGTTACGGGCGCCGTCCGACGTTCGACAACGGGCGCGCCCTGCTTGAAGTCCACATCTTCGACTTCTCGGGCGATCTCTATGGCCGAGAGGTGGAAGTGGCCTTTCACGGCTATCTGCGTCCGGAGCTCAAATTCTCCAGCGTGGACGAGCTGGTGCGGCAGATGGATGCGGACAGCCGCGCCGCCCGCGCCATTCTGGCGGCTTCGGGAAGCTGA
- a CDS encoding TIGR01459 family HAD-type hydrolase, whose translation MNDVAPPRSALPLLSGFSEIAGNYDLILCDVWGVIHNGVSAFPAACHALEQVRATGASVFLVSNAPRPNAFVMAMLDGMGVPRTSYDGIVTSGDVTRSVLADRPGARMFHLGPARDLGTYEGLDLVHTPLGEAELVVCTGLLNDDVETPDDYRPMLEQMRARDLAFVCANPDIVVERGDRLIYCAGAIAQLYDELGGSSLYCGKPHPPIYAEALKRTLTVRDSVPVPSRILAIGDALRTDVTGAAGAGFDSLFISSGIHAIELRSEHGAPPDMELVEQLFAAGPRPNAVMPRLSW comes from the coding sequence ATGAATGACGTCGCGCCGCCCCGGAGTGCCCTGCCGCTCCTGTCCGGCTTTTCCGAGATCGCCGGCAACTACGATCTCATCCTGTGCGACGTCTGGGGCGTGATCCACAACGGCGTCTCCGCCTTCCCCGCCGCGTGCCACGCGCTGGAGCAGGTGCGCGCGACGGGGGCGAGCGTCTTCCTCGTGTCCAATGCGCCGCGCCCCAACGCGTTCGTCATGGCCATGCTGGATGGCATGGGCGTGCCACGCACCTCCTATGACGGCATCGTCACCTCCGGGGACGTCACGCGCAGCGTACTGGCCGATCGGCCCGGCGCCCGCATGTTCCACCTCGGCCCGGCCCGCGATCTCGGCACCTATGAGGGGCTCGACCTTGTCCACACGCCGCTCGGCGAGGCGGAGCTGGTGGTCTGCACCGGCCTCCTCAATGACGATGTGGAGACGCCGGACGACTACCGGCCCATGCTGGAGCAGATGCGCGCCCGCGACCTCGCCTTCGTGTGCGCCAATCCCGACATCGTCGTGGAGCGGGGCGACCGGCTCATCTATTGCGCCGGCGCTATCGCGCAGCTCTATGACGAACTGGGCGGCAGCAGCCTCTATTGCGGCAAGCCCCACCCGCCCATCTATGCGGAAGCCCTCAAGCGGACCCTGACCGTGCGCGACAGCGTGCCCGTTCCCTCCCGCATCCTTGCCATCGGCGATGCCCTGCGCACGGACGTGACGGGCGCAGCAGGCGCCGGCTTCGACAGCCTGTTCATCTCCAGTGGCATCCACGCCATCGAGCTGCGTTCGGAACATGGCGCGCCGCCGGACATGGAGCTGGTGGAGCAGCTCTTCGCCGCCGGACCGAGGCCCAATGCCGTGATGCCCCGGCTCTCCTGGTAG
- the murD gene encoding UDP-N-acetylmuramoyl-L-alanine--D-glutamate ligase encodes MIPVSTFKDRRVAVFGLGGSGLATAQALLAGGAEVIGWDDGEAGRKKAEAAGITVSDLHEADWSGFAALVLAPGVPLTHPTPHWTVGLAQAAGVEIIGDIELFCRERRALKPTAPFAAITGTNGKSTTTALLSHLMKVGGRDVQMGGNIGTAILSLEPFKAGRVHVVECSSYQIDLAPGLDPSVGIHLNLTPDHIDRHGTFEHYGAVKERLIAGVQPGGTAVVGVDDAPSAAIADRAEAAGIHVVRISVKQPLADGIWLDGETLVVSEKGAEVFRLPLTGIGSLRGAHNAQNAAAAMAAARGLGLAYEVIAVGMQRFPGLAHRMEQVGTRGKVLFVNDSKATNADAAERALASFSDVFWIAGGKPKAGGITPLKPFFPRVRKAYLIGEAAADFAATLGDVPHEVVGTLDRAVAAAARDAAASSLDHPVVLLSPACASFDQYPNFEVRGDAFRHLVEELPQETAPA; translated from the coding sequence ATGATTCCCGTCAGCACTTTCAAGGACCGCCGGGTGGCGGTGTTCGGCCTCGGCGGCTCGGGCCTTGCGACCGCGCAGGCGCTCCTTGCCGGTGGCGCGGAGGTGATCGGCTGGGATGACGGCGAGGCGGGCCGCAAGAAGGCAGAGGCCGCCGGCATCACGGTTTCGGATTTGCACGAGGCGGACTGGTCGGGCTTTGCCGCTCTGGTGCTGGCGCCCGGCGTGCCGCTCACCCATCCGACCCCGCACTGGACGGTCGGGCTGGCGCAGGCGGCCGGCGTCGAGATCATCGGCGACATCGAACTCTTCTGCCGCGAGCGCCGAGCACTGAAGCCCACCGCGCCTTTTGCCGCCATCACCGGCACCAACGGCAAGTCCACCACCACCGCCCTGCTCTCGCACCTCATGAAGGTGGGCGGGCGTGATGTGCAGATGGGCGGCAACATTGGCACCGCCATCCTCTCGCTGGAGCCGTTCAAGGCCGGGCGGGTGCATGTGGTCGAGTGCTCCTCCTACCAGATCGACCTGGCCCCCGGCCTTGATCCCTCCGTCGGCATCCACCTCAACCTGACGCCCGACCATATCGACCGGCATGGCACCTTCGAGCATTACGGCGCGGTGAAGGAACGCCTCATCGCCGGCGTGCAGCCGGGCGGCACCGCCGTGGTGGGCGTCGATGACGCGCCGTCCGCCGCCATCGCGGACCGGGCCGAGGCTGCCGGCATCCACGTCGTGCGCATCTCGGTGAAGCAGCCGCTGGCGGACGGCATCTGGCTCGACGGCGAGACGCTGGTGGTGAGCGAGAAGGGTGCGGAGGTCTTCCGCCTGCCGCTCACCGGCATCGGCTCGCTGCGCGGCGCGCACAATGCGCAGAACGCCGCCGCCGCCATGGCCGCCGCGCGGGGCCTCGGCCTTGCCTATGAGGTAATCGCGGTAGGGATGCAGCGCTTCCCCGGCCTCGCCCATCGCATGGAGCAGGTGGGCACGCGGGGCAAGGTGCTGTTCGTCAACGACAGCAAGGCCACCAATGCGGATGCGGCCGAGCGGGCGCTGGCCAGCTTCTCCGACGTCTTCTGGATCGCAGGCGGCAAGCCCAAGGCGGGCGGCATCACGCCGCTGAAGCCCTTCTTCCCGCGCGTGCGCAAGGCCTATCTCATCGGCGAGGCGGCGGCGGACTTTGCCGCCACCCTGGGCGATGTGCCCCATGAGGTGGTGGGCACACTGGACAGGGCCGTCGCTGCTGCCGCGCGGGATGCGGCGGCCTCAAGCCTCGACCATCCCGTGGTGCTGCTCTCGCCCGCCTGCGCCAGCTTCGACCAGTATCCGAACTTCGAGGTGCGCGGCGATGCCTTCCGCCATCTGGTGGAGGAACTGCCGCAGGAGACCGCTCCGGCCTGA
- a CDS encoding Tex family protein, translated as MAAPSADIARIIAGEIAAKPAQVVAAVGLLDEGATVPFIARYRKEVTGGLDDTQLRTLEERLSYLRELEARRASVLQSIETQGKLTDELAAKIRAAGTKAELEDLYLPYKPKRRTKAEIARERGLGALAEAILADRTKEPSVLAQGFLKEEVPDVKTALDGARDILVEMFAENADLVGRLRGHLQANARIVSKVVAGKEEAGAKFRDYFDHWEKWATVPSHRALAMLRGRNEEFLTLDIEVDWDDASPVKPVERMIAASVNVGPVGGGPGDAFLRDVARWAWRVKLSLHLSIDLMTAMTEKAEEEAIRVFARNLKDLLLAAPAGSRTTIGLDPGIRTGVKVAVVDGTGKLLGTSTLYPFQPRNDIAGASAELARLIVKHQVELIAIGNGTASRETEKFAADVIAKLPGTKPRTVVVSEAGASVYSASALAAAEMPDLDVSLRGAVSIARRLQDPLAELVKIEPKSIGVGQYQHDVDQNRLAKSLDAVVEDAVNAVGVDLNTASAPLLSRISGLGASLAEAIVAHRNQVGAFANRKELLKVARLGPRTFELCAGFLRITGGTEPLDASSVHPEAYGLAKKIISACGRDIRSLMGDSATLKRLDPAVFVDERFGLPTVRDILSELEKPARDPRPEFRTATFMEGVNTMSDLKPGMLLEGTVTNVAAFGAFVDIGVHQDGLVHVSALADRFVKDPHEVVKAGDIVKVRVVEVDVARKRIALSMRKDGGEVRAARPQGGPPQGRPLPGGKFTAGPKPGNDGRRNAPPADGALAAALAEAMKRKGN; from the coding sequence ATGGCCGCACCCTCTGCCGACATCGCCCGCATCATCGCCGGCGAGATCGCCGCAAAGCCCGCGCAGGTGGTGGCGGCGGTGGGGTTGCTGGATGAAGGCGCGACGGTTCCCTTCATCGCCCGCTACCGCAAGGAAGTGACCGGCGGCCTCGACGACACCCAGCTGCGCACGCTGGAGGAGCGCCTCTCCTATCTGCGCGAGCTGGAGGCGCGGCGCGCCAGCGTGCTCCAGTCCATCGAGACGCAGGGCAAGCTCACCGACGAACTGGCCGCGAAGATCCGCGCCGCCGGCACCAAGGCGGAGCTGGAAGACCTCTACCTCCCCTACAAGCCCAAGCGCCGCACCAAGGCGGAAATCGCCCGCGAGCGCGGGCTCGGAGCGCTAGCCGAAGCCATCCTCGCCGACCGCACGAAGGAGCCGTCCGTCCTGGCGCAGGGCTTCCTGAAAGAGGAGGTGCCGGACGTGAAGACGGCCCTCGACGGCGCCCGCGACATTCTGGTGGAGATGTTCGCCGAGAATGCCGATCTCGTGGGCCGCCTGCGCGGACACCTTCAGGCCAATGCCCGCATCGTCTCCAAGGTGGTGGCGGGCAAGGAGGAGGCGGGCGCCAAGTTCCGCGATTATTTCGACCATTGGGAGAAATGGGCGACCGTGCCCAGCCACCGCGCGCTGGCCATGCTGCGCGGGCGCAATGAGGAGTTCCTGACTCTCGACATCGAGGTGGACTGGGACGACGCCTCTCCGGTGAAGCCGGTGGAGCGGATGATCGCCGCCTCCGTCAATGTCGGCCCCGTGGGCGGCGGGCCGGGCGATGCGTTCCTGCGCGATGTGGCGCGCTGGGCGTGGCGGGTGAAGCTCTCGCTCCACCTCTCCATCGACCTCATGACCGCCATGACCGAGAAGGCGGAAGAGGAGGCGATCCGCGTCTTCGCCCGCAATCTCAAGGATCTGCTGCTGGCCGCCCCGGCCGGCTCGCGCACCACCATCGGGCTTGATCCCGGCATCCGCACCGGCGTGAAAGTGGCGGTGGTGGACGGCACGGGCAAGCTTCTCGGCACCTCGACCCTCTATCCCTTCCAGCCGCGCAACGACATTGCCGGCGCGAGCGCCGAGCTGGCGCGCCTCATCGTCAAGCATCAGGTGGAGCTGATCGCCATCGGCAACGGCACCGCGAGCCGCGAGACGGAGAAGTTCGCCGCCGATGTGATCGCCAAGCTTCCCGGCACCAAGCCGCGGACCGTGGTGGTGAGCGAGGCCGGCGCCTCGGTCTATTCCGCCTCCGCGCTTGCAGCGGCCGAAATGCCGGACCTCGACGTGTCGCTGCGCGGCGCCGTCTCCATCGCACGCCGCCTTCAGGACCCGCTGGCGGAACTGGTGAAGATCGAACCGAAATCCATCGGCGTCGGCCAGTACCAGCATGACGTGGACCAGAACCGCCTCGCCAAAAGCCTCGACGCGGTGGTGGAAGACGCGGTGAATGCGGTGGGCGTCGATCTCAACACCGCCTCCGCGCCTTTGCTCTCGCGCATCTCGGGCCTTGGTGCCTCGCTGGCGGAGGCTATCGTTGCCCATCGCAATCAGGTGGGGGCGTTCGCCAACCGCAAGGAACTGCTGAAGGTCGCCCGCCTCGGCCCGCGCACCTTCGAACTGTGCGCCGGCTTCCTGCGCATCACCGGCGGCACCGAGCCGCTGGACGCCTCAAGCGTGCATCCGGAAGCCTATGGGCTCGCGAAGAAGATCATCTCCGCCTGCGGCCGTGACATCCGCAGCCTCATGGGCGACAGCGCGACGCTGAAGCGGCTCGATCCCGCCGTCTTCGTGGACGAGCGCTTCGGCCTGCCCACCGTGCGCGACATTCTCTCCGAGCTGGAGAAGCCGGCCCGCGACCCGCGCCCGGAGTTCAGGACCGCCACCTTCATGGAGGGCGTGAACACGATGTCCGACCTGAAGCCGGGCATGCTGCTGGAAGGCACGGTGACGAACGTCGCCGCCTTCGGCGCCTTCGTGGACATCGGCGTCCATCAGGACGGGCTGGTGCACGTCTCGGCGCTGGCGGACCGGTTCGTGAAGGACCCGCACGAGGTGGTGAAAGCCGGCGACATCGTGAAGGTGCGCGTGGTGGAGGTGGATGTGGCGAGGAAGCGCATCGCCTTGTCCATGCGCAAGGATGGCGGCGAGGTGCGCGCCGCCCGTCCGCAGGGCGGGCCGCCGCAGGGCCGCCCGCTGCCCGGCGGCAAGTTCACCGCCGGCCCGAAGCCGGGCAATGACGGCCGCCGCAATGCCCCGCCCGCCGACGGCGCGCTCGCCGCCGCGCTGGCGGAAGCCATGAAGCGCAAGGGCAACTGA